From a region of the Phormidium ambiguum IAM M-71 genome:
- a CDS encoding DUF4186 family protein: MKPVNQFGNCRQCGAELVDWERVHKRDINDAKHTFEALKHEKFRHDYWHREIDQNALDHALRKGQIELRKAATHRIRKYVGEVHEMPDGKKRPYRDGQQTPYSGNSIFYAQHATACCCRKCIEYWHNIPQGRDLTNDEIAYLTDLVMLYIEEKLPNLTDQAQKVPRKSRQSPKSSSTEDKGGKSFDGN, encoded by the coding sequence ATGAAACCAGTTAACCAATTTGGTAATTGCCGTCAGTGCGGGGCAGAACTGGTTGACTGGGAACGAGTTCACAAACGTGATATTAATGATGCTAAACATACTTTTGAAGCCCTAAAGCATGAAAAGTTTCGACACGATTATTGGCATAGAGAGATTGACCAAAATGCTCTAGATCATGCACTCAGAAAGGGTCAAATTGAACTGCGTAAAGCTGCTACTCACAGAATTAGAAAGTATGTTGGCGAAGTGCATGAGATGCCGGACGGCAAAAAGCGTCCATATCGAGATGGTCAGCAAACTCCTTATTCCGGTAACAGTATCTTCTATGCCCAACACGCTACAGCTTGTTGCTGCCGTAAGTGTATTGAATATTGGCATAACATTCCTCAAGGTAGAGATTTAACTAACGATGAAATCGCGTACCTAACTGATTTGGTCATGTTGTACATCGAAGAGAAGTTGCCCAATTTGACAGACCAAGCACAGAAGGTTCCACGGAAGAGCCGTCAATCCCCAAAAAGTTCTTCTACAGAGGACAAGGGAGGTAAAAGTTTCGATGGCAATTAA
- a CDS encoding helix-turn-helix domain-containing protein: MIKNERQYRVTQTQAKKFEQALTQFDQNSNKREEVHPLLWKAQRDALQSQLSDLREELEEYEALKSGKCAVLELESLEELPLALIKARIAAGLSQKELAQRLGLKEQQIQRYEDTEYASASFARLVEVSQALGINIREDVFLPNAQVSLTTLFGRLREVGIDREFIIKRLLPQSAGGNLQIDNVAEDQAGSLALRAAALLNRVFGLTPTAIFSSSPLQLNTAAMGTVRFKMNKRTDERRLSAYTLYAHYLALLVLDATSDLPKKQIPTNPNEVREAILSTYGSLTFKNALHYVWSLGVPVLPLNDSGAFHGAFWRVGGRNVIVLKQQTKSAARWLSDLLHELWHAAQEPELDERTVIEESETAQERRESPEEKTATRFAGYIVLAGRAEELVKLCEEEAGESIERLKRVVPLVAARENVSVAALANYMAFRLSLQGENWWGTATNLQAQDTDYTDPWQAARDLLLEQVNFGRLNKVDRDLLLRALSDS, from the coding sequence ATGATTAAGAATGAACGACAGTACCGCGTAACGCAAACTCAAGCAAAAAAGTTTGAGCAAGCATTAACACAGTTTGACCAAAATTCAAACAAAAGAGAGGAAGTCCATCCATTGCTGTGGAAGGCCCAGCGAGATGCCTTACAGAGTCAACTTAGCGATCTGCGGGAGGAGCTTGAGGAGTACGAAGCACTAAAATCTGGTAAGTGTGCAGTACTAGAACTTGAATCATTAGAGGAACTACCACTGGCTCTTATCAAAGCTCGTATTGCTGCTGGCTTAAGTCAGAAGGAACTTGCTCAACGACTTGGACTTAAAGAACAGCAGATCCAGCGCTACGAAGACACCGAATACGCCTCTGCAAGCTTTGCGCGATTAGTAGAGGTAAGTCAGGCTCTTGGAATCAACATAAGAGAAGATGTCTTCTTACCCAATGCTCAAGTTTCATTAACCACTTTGTTTGGTCGCCTACGGGAAGTGGGAATCGATCGCGAATTCATTATTAAAAGACTTCTTCCCCAATCTGCTGGAGGAAATCTCCAAATAGATAATGTAGCTGAAGACCAAGCTGGTAGCCTAGCTCTGCGAGCAGCAGCACTTTTGAATCGAGTATTCGGCTTAACACCTACTGCCATCTTTAGCTCCAGTCCACTACAGCTAAATACAGCAGCAATGGGAACAGTTCGCTTCAAAATGAATAAGCGAACTGATGAGCGTCGCTTGAGCGCATACACTCTCTACGCACACTATTTGGCACTTCTTGTACTTGATGCCACATCAGACCTACCAAAGAAACAAATTCCTACAAATCCGAATGAAGTTCGAGAAGCGATTCTGTCCACTTACGGCTCTCTAACCTTTAAAAATGCACTGCACTATGTCTGGAGTTTAGGAGTGCCAGTCTTGCCCCTGAATGATTCTGGTGCATTTCACGGTGCTTTCTGGCGTGTAGGAGGTCGTAACGTCATAGTTCTCAAGCAGCAAACAAAGTCGGCAGCACGTTGGCTCTCCGATCTTCTCCACGAACTTTGGCACGCAGCTCAAGAACCAGAATTAGATGAACGCACGGTAATTGAAGAGAGCGAAACAGCGCAGGAGCGACGGGAGTCCCCAGAGGAGAAAACAGCAACTCGATTTGCCGGATATATCGTACTCGCTGGTCGTGCCGAAGAGTTAGTCAAGTTGTGTGAGGAGGAAGCCGGAGAAAGTATTGAGCGGTTGAAAAGGGTCGTTCCCCTAGTCGCAGCTAGAGAAAATGTATCAGTGGCGGCACTCGCCAACTATATGGCTTTTCGTTTGTCATTGCAGGGCGAAAACTGGTGGGGAACAGCAACTAACCTGCAAGCACAGGATACAGACTATACAGATCCTTGGCAGGCTGCGCGTGATCTTCTCTTAGAACAAGTGAACTTTGGGCGACTCAATAAAGTCGATCGAGATCTTTTGTTGCGAGCCCTTTCTGATAGTTGA